The Verrucomicrobium spinosum DSM 4136 = JCM 18804 genome includes a region encoding these proteins:
- a CDS encoding proline racemase family protein, with protein MTATLQRVAVIDSHTGGEPTRTVISGAPDLGPGTVAEQLAVFRSQHDDFRRAVVNEPRGHDVMVGALLVPPSDTSCTAGVIFFNNVGYLGMCGHGTLGVIITLGHLGRIQPGPLSLETPAGVVQAHWEGGDRASLTNVPARLKARDVTVQVPGVGVVTGDVAWGGNWFFLVNNHGQTLSRENIPRLLEVSGNIRQAVNAQGHPKVDHVELFGPPQSGGNSRNFVLCPGGAYDRSPCGTGTSAKLASLATRGLLEPGTPWVQESIIGSTFTASYTWLDRGAGTLLPCLSGTAHVCAEATLLLDDTDPFCWGIR; from the coding sequence ATGACAGCAACCCTACAACGCGTGGCGGTGATCGATTCCCACACCGGGGGCGAGCCGACCCGCACGGTGATCTCCGGCGCTCCCGACCTGGGGCCTGGCACCGTGGCGGAGCAACTCGCGGTCTTCCGCAGCCAGCACGATGACTTCCGCCGTGCGGTGGTGAATGAACCCCGCGGCCATGACGTGATGGTGGGCGCGCTGCTGGTGCCGCCGAGTGATACCTCGTGCACGGCAGGCGTGATCTTCTTCAACAATGTGGGCTACCTGGGCATGTGCGGCCATGGTACTCTGGGGGTGATCATCACCCTCGGCCATCTGGGGCGCATCCAACCCGGACCGCTCAGCCTGGAGACGCCTGCAGGGGTGGTGCAGGCGCATTGGGAGGGGGGGGACAGAGCCAGCCTGACCAATGTGCCTGCCCGCCTCAAAGCGCGAGACGTCACCGTGCAGGTGCCGGGTGTGGGCGTGGTCACCGGTGATGTCGCATGGGGCGGCAACTGGTTTTTCCTCGTGAACAACCACGGGCAGACGCTGAGCCGTGAGAACATCCCGCGCCTGCTGGAAGTTTCAGGAAACATTCGCCAGGCGGTGAATGCGCAGGGTCACCCCAAAGTGGATCACGTGGAGCTCTTCGGCCCGCCGCAATCGGGCGGCAACTCACGGAACTTCGTGCTCTGTCCCGGCGGAGCGTATGACCGCTCCCCTTGCGGCACGGGCACCAGTGCGAAGCTGGCCAGCCTGGCCACGCGGGGACTGTTGGAGCCCGGGACACCCTGGGTTCAGGAAAGCATCATCGGCAGCACCTTCACCGCCTCCTACACCTGGCTGGACCGCGGGGCCGGCACCCTTCTGCCCTGCCTCAGCGGCACGGCGCATGTGTGCGCGGAAGCCACGCTTTTGCTCGACGATACCGACCCCTTCTGCTGGGGTATCAGGTGA